Proteins encoded together in one Micromonospora auratinigra window:
- the hutH gene encoding histidine ammonia-lyase, with amino-acid sequence MSTVIVQPTGVCPADVLAVARGTAKVVLDPATVEAMTVSRAIVDGIEAAGRPVYGVSTGFGALANTFVAPERRAELQHALIRSHAAGVGAPMPREVVRAMMLLRVRSLALGRSGVRPLVAEALVDLLNHEVTPWVPEHGSLGASGDLAPLAHCALVLLGEGWVLGPAGDRLPAADALRRVGLAPIGLAAKEGLALINGTDGMLGMLLLAIRDARHLFAMADVTAALAIEAMLGSERPFLPELHAIRPHPGQAASAANIHRLLQDSRVMDSHRDDLAHAVQDAYSMRCAPQVAGAARDTLDFVELVAGRELGSVVDNPVVLPDGRVESTGNFHGAPLGFAADYLAIAAAEVGAIAERRVDRLLDVARNRELPAFLSPDAGVNSGLMIAQYTAAGIVAENRRLAAPASVDSLPTSGMQEDHVSMGWAAAKKLRTVLDNLTSLLAVELLAAVRGLQLRGPLTPSPAGRAALAALGEVAGEPGPDVFLAPLMEAARDVVRGPELRAAIEREVGPLA; translated from the coding sequence ATGTCCACAGTGATCGTCCAGCCCACCGGGGTCTGTCCCGCCGACGTGCTCGCGGTCGCCCGCGGCACCGCCAAGGTGGTCCTCGACCCGGCCACCGTCGAGGCGATGACCGTCAGCCGCGCCATCGTCGACGGCATCGAGGCCGCCGGCCGACCCGTGTACGGCGTCTCCACCGGGTTCGGCGCGCTGGCCAACACCTTCGTCGCGCCCGAGCGGCGGGCCGAGCTGCAGCACGCGCTGATCCGCTCGCACGCCGCCGGGGTCGGTGCGCCGATGCCCCGCGAGGTGGTCCGGGCGATGATGCTGCTGCGGGTACGCTCGCTCGCCCTCGGCCGCTCCGGGGTCCGCCCGCTGGTCGCCGAGGCCCTGGTGGACCTGCTCAACCACGAGGTCACCCCGTGGGTGCCGGAGCACGGCTCGCTGGGCGCCTCCGGCGACCTCGCACCGCTCGCGCACTGCGCGCTGGTGCTGCTCGGCGAGGGCTGGGTGCTCGGCCCGGCCGGGGACCGGCTCCCCGCCGCCGACGCGCTGCGCCGGGTCGGGCTGGCGCCGATCGGCCTGGCCGCCAAGGAGGGGCTGGCGCTGATCAACGGCACCGACGGCATGCTCGGCATGCTGCTGCTGGCGATCCGCGACGCCCGGCACCTGTTCGCGATGGCCGACGTCACCGCCGCGCTGGCGATCGAGGCGATGCTCGGCTCGGAGCGGCCGTTCCTGCCCGAGCTGCACGCCATCCGGCCGCACCCGGGCCAGGCCGCGTCGGCGGCGAACATCCACCGCCTGCTCCAGGACTCCCGGGTGATGGACTCGCACCGCGACGACCTGGCGCACGCCGTGCAGGACGCGTACTCGATGCGCTGTGCCCCGCAGGTGGCCGGCGCGGCCCGGGACACCCTCGACTTCGTCGAGCTGGTGGCCGGGCGGGAGCTGGGCTCGGTGGTGGACAACCCGGTGGTGCTGCCGGACGGGCGGGTCGAGTCGACCGGTAACTTCCACGGCGCGCCGCTCGGTTTCGCCGCCGACTACCTGGCCATCGCCGCCGCCGAGGTGGGTGCGATCGCCGAGCGCCGGGTGGACCGGCTGCTCGACGTGGCCCGCAACCGGGAGCTGCCGGCGTTCCTCTCCCCCGACGCCGGGGTCAACTCCGGGCTGATGATCGCCCAGTACACGGCGGCCGGCATCGTCGCGGAGAACCGCCGGCTCGCCGCCCCCGCCTCGGTCGACTCGCTGCCCACCAGCGGCATGCAGGAGGACCACGTCTCGATGGGCTGGGCGGCGGCCAAGAAGCTGCGTACGGTGCTGGACAACCTGACCAGCCTGCTCGCGGTGGAGCTGCTGGCCGCCGTACGCGGGCTGCAACTGCGCGGCCCGCTCACCCCGTCGCCGGCCGGTCGGGCCGCCCTCGCGGCGCTCGGCGAGGTGGCCGGCGAGCCGGGTCCGGACGTCTTCCTCGCCCCGCTGATGGAGGCGGCCCGGGACGTGGTGCGCGGCCCCGAGCTGCGGGCCGCGATCGAACGCGAGGTCGGCCCGCTGGCCTGA
- a CDS encoding DUF6891 domain-containing protein: MTDDVTAPALPDHLPDELRSFVRGQVALAELPAAAIVTETVAYFADQAAPERVEALAWAVVAEELTAHLADQATWPAVTDSDRLTAAFRALTAAGIMARENFACCQNCGLGEIGAEAPGTIEPRGYAFYHQQDAERGVAGEGVHVAYGLFDQPPSVEIGAEVAAALRAQGLTVHWNDDVASRIFVPLDWRRRRAGRFAAVPAAVADDVEVDVELVGEWTGRHAPTQGPTPAGRFVALHLPWLPAAVRVRLEADGRSVTIRRVGDRLVGRYADPELPELTVGRHDGAALVRRLRGLSPAATPTAEPVGYVEVTGDHPYGEDREVAMELAELLEAVRAMRPLSYDFLTCFGRSGGCVQTTWNPAGLWVEELDTEAAVSVGRYATLPEVEQVLTVLAVQDRVAVRELGGELTTLNLR, encoded by the coding sequence GTGACCGACGACGTGACCGCCCCCGCCCTGCCCGACCACCTGCCCGACGAGCTCCGTTCCTTCGTCCGCGGGCAGGTGGCGCTGGCCGAGCTGCCCGCCGCCGCCATCGTCACCGAGACGGTGGCGTACTTCGCCGACCAGGCCGCGCCGGAGCGGGTCGAGGCGCTGGCCTGGGCCGTGGTGGCCGAGGAGCTGACCGCGCACCTCGCCGACCAGGCGACCTGGCCGGCGGTGACCGACAGCGACCGGCTCACCGCCGCGTTCCGGGCGCTCACCGCAGCCGGGATCATGGCCCGGGAGAACTTCGCCTGCTGCCAGAACTGCGGCCTGGGCGAGATCGGCGCCGAGGCGCCCGGCACCATCGAGCCCCGCGGGTACGCCTTCTACCACCAGCAGGACGCCGAGCGGGGCGTGGCCGGCGAGGGCGTCCACGTCGCGTACGGCCTGTTCGATCAGCCGCCGTCGGTGGAGATCGGCGCGGAGGTGGCGGCGGCGCTGCGGGCGCAGGGGCTGACCGTGCACTGGAACGACGACGTGGCCAGCCGGATCTTTGTGCCGCTGGACTGGCGGCGGCGCCGGGCCGGCCGGTTCGCCGCCGTACCGGCTGCGGTGGCCGACGACGTCGAGGTCGACGTGGAGCTGGTCGGCGAGTGGACCGGCCGGCACGCCCCGACGCAGGGGCCGACCCCGGCCGGCCGGTTCGTCGCCCTGCACCTGCCGTGGCTGCCGGCCGCCGTCCGGGTCCGGCTGGAGGCGGACGGCCGGTCGGTGACGATCCGCCGGGTCGGCGACCGCCTCGTCGGCCGCTACGCCGACCCGGAGCTGCCGGAGCTGACCGTGGGCCGGCACGACGGCGCGGCGCTGGTGCGGCGGCTGCGCGGCCTGTCCCCGGCGGCCACCCCGACCGCCGAGCCGGTCGGCTACGTCGAGGTGACCGGCGACCACCCGTACGGCGAGGACCGGGAGGTGGCGATGGAGCTGGCGGAACTGCTGGAGGCCGTACGCGCCATGCGGCCGCTCAGCTACGACTTCCTCACCTGCTTCGGCCGCTCCGGCGGCTGCGTGCAGACCACCTGGAACCCCGCCGGCCTCTGGGTGGAGGAACTGGACACCGAGGCGGCCGTCTCGGTCGGCCGGTACGCCACCCTGCCCGAGGTCGAACAGGTGCTCACCGTGCTGGCGGTGCAGGACCGGGTGGCCGTACGGGAGCTGGGCGGCGAGCTGACCACCCTCAACCTTCGCTGA
- the hutI gene encoding imidazolonepropionase: MSGFAPRPVRPGDPARPAARNSGSLLVDNIGELVTNDARPGDPLGLRRDAAVLVEDGEVAWVGPARDAPAADRRLDAQGAAVLPGFVDSHAHLVFAGDRAAEFAARMAGEPYTGGGIRTTVGATRAATDGQLRATVGRLRAEAMRQGTTTIEIKSGYGLTVADEARSLRIAAEFSEDTTFLGAHVVPAEYAHRPDDYVGMVCGPMLAAAAPYARWIDVFCERGAFDVDHARAILACGQAAGLGVRLHANQLGPGPGVRLGVELGAASVDHCTHLSDADVDALAGSTTVATLLPGAEFSTRSPYPDARRLLDAGVTVALATDCNPGSSYTSSMPFCVALAVREMRMTPAEAVWAATAGGAAALRRTDVGRLARGARADLMILDAPSHLHLAYRPGVPLIRQVLHNGAPQCPQ; encoded by the coding sequence ATGAGTGGCTTCGCACCGCGGCCGGTGCGGCCGGGCGACCCGGCGCGGCCGGCGGCCCGCAACTCCGGCAGCCTGCTGGTGGACAACATCGGTGAGCTGGTCACCAACGACGCCCGGCCGGGTGACCCGCTGGGGCTGCGGCGCGACGCCGCCGTGCTGGTCGAGGACGGGGAGGTGGCCTGGGTCGGGCCGGCCCGGGACGCGCCGGCCGCCGACCGGCGACTCGACGCGCAGGGCGCGGCCGTGCTGCCCGGCTTCGTGGACAGCCACGCCCACCTGGTCTTCGCCGGGGACCGGGCCGCCGAGTTCGCCGCCCGGATGGCCGGCGAGCCGTACACCGGCGGCGGCATCCGGACCACCGTGGGCGCCACCCGGGCCGCCACCGACGGGCAGCTGCGCGCCACCGTGGGCCGGCTGCGCGCCGAGGCGATGCGGCAGGGCACCACCACGATCGAGATCAAGAGTGGGTACGGCCTGACCGTCGCCGACGAGGCCCGGTCGCTGCGGATCGCCGCCGAGTTCAGCGAGGACACCACCTTCCTCGGCGCGCACGTGGTGCCCGCCGAGTACGCCCACCGACCCGACGACTACGTGGGCATGGTCTGCGGTCCGATGCTCGCCGCCGCCGCCCCGTACGCCCGCTGGATCGACGTGTTCTGCGAGCGGGGCGCCTTCGACGTCGACCACGCCCGGGCGATCCTGGCCTGCGGGCAGGCCGCCGGCCTGGGTGTGCGGCTGCACGCCAACCAGCTCGGCCCCGGGCCGGGCGTACGCCTCGGCGTGGAGCTGGGCGCGGCCAGCGTCGACCACTGCACCCACCTGAGCGACGCCGACGTGGACGCGCTCGCTGGTTCGACAACGGTCGCCACCCTACTGCCCGGCGCGGAGTTCTCCACCCGGTCGCCGTACCCGGACGCCCGCCGGCTGCTCGACGCCGGGGTGACCGTCGCGCTGGCCACCGACTGCAACCCCGGCTCGTCGTACACCTCGTCGATGCCGTTCTGCGTCGCGCTGGCCGTCCGCGAGATGCGGATGACCCCGGCGGAGGCGGTGTGGGCCGCGACGGCCGGTGGCGCGGCGGCGCTGCGCCGCACCGACGTGGGCCGGCTGGCGCGGGGCGCGCGGGCCGACCTGATGATCCTCGACGCCCCGTCCCACCTGCACCTGGCCTACCGGCCGGGGGTACCGCTGATCCGCCAGGTCCTGCACAACGGAGCGCCGCAATGTCCACAGTGA
- the rph gene encoding ribonuclease PH: MARPDGRRPDQLRPVTLTRGWSSHPEGSVLVEFGATRVLCTASVTEGVPRWRKGSGLGWVTAEYAMLPRATNTRSDRESVRGKIGGRTHEISRLIGRSLRACVDLKALGENSVVLDCDVLQADGGTRTAAITGAYVALHDAVTWLAERKSLAGKVDKVMHRSVAAVSVGIIDGEPRLDLCYEEDVAAEVDMNVVCTGTGDFVEVQGTGEAGIFSRAQLDALLDLGVLGCLELADAQRKALQ; the protein is encoded by the coding sequence ATGGCGCGACCTGACGGGCGGCGGCCCGACCAACTCCGACCGGTGACCCTGACCCGGGGCTGGAGCTCCCACCCGGAGGGCTCGGTCCTCGTCGAGTTCGGCGCCACCCGGGTGCTCTGCACGGCCAGCGTGACCGAGGGTGTGCCCCGCTGGCGCAAGGGCTCGGGCCTCGGCTGGGTCACCGCCGAGTACGCGATGCTGCCCCGGGCCACCAACACCCGCTCCGACCGGGAGAGCGTCCGCGGCAAGATCGGCGGGCGGACCCACGAGATCTCCCGGCTGATCGGGCGCAGCCTGCGGGCCTGCGTGGACCTCAAGGCCCTCGGCGAGAACTCGGTCGTGCTCGACTGCGACGTGCTCCAGGCCGACGGCGGCACCCGCACCGCCGCCATCACCGGCGCGTACGTGGCGCTGCACGACGCGGTCACCTGGCTCGCCGAGCGCAAGTCGCTCGCCGGCAAGGTGGACAAGGTGATGCACCGCTCGGTGGCGGCGGTCAGCGTCGGCATCATCGACGGTGAACCGCGGCTGGACCTCTGCTACGAGGAGGACGTGGCCGCCGAGGTCGACATGAACGTGGTCTGCACCGGCACCGGCGACTTCGTCGAGGTGCAGGGGACCGGTGAGGCGGGAATCTTCTCCCGCGCCCAGCTCGACGCCCTGCTCGACCTGGGCGTGCTGGGCTGTCTCGAACTGGCCGACGCGCAGCGCAAGGCGCTGCAGTGA
- a CDS encoding MurR/RpiR family transcriptional regulator, protein MNESGAATTDRLLDLFHGVRLTPTQRRIAHCLMRHAGAAAYLSAAEVAELAGVSQPSVTRFAMALGHDGYPALRRRLRELGSGSTPPTDGGNPLQRAVRAELGNLDRLAGQLADAGPIAEVGRLLAASRPLPVLGLRAAAPLAAYFAYFAAKVHPDVRVLDDGGSLLADRLEQASAAGASALLALVLPRYPRETLDALGEARDLGLTVVAITDSAVSPAAEHADVVLPAAVGTDLVFDLHTAPMALAMVVLQAICDATPAETQARLEAFESSAARRQLFLG, encoded by the coding sequence ATGAATGAAAGCGGTGCGGCGACCACCGACCGCCTGCTCGACCTCTTCCACGGGGTCCGGCTCACCCCCACCCAGCGGCGGATCGCGCACTGCCTGATGCGGCACGCGGGCGCGGCGGCGTACCTGTCGGCGGCCGAGGTCGCCGAGCTGGCCGGGGTCAGCCAGCCGTCAGTGACCCGGTTCGCGATGGCGCTCGGCCACGACGGCTACCCGGCGCTGCGGCGACGACTGCGTGAGCTGGGCAGCGGCAGCACCCCACCCACCGACGGCGGCAACCCGCTGCAACGCGCGGTCCGCGCCGAGCTGGGCAACCTCGACCGGCTCGCCGGGCAGCTCGCCGACGCCGGCCCGATCGCCGAGGTGGGCCGGTTGCTCGCCGCCAGCCGGCCGCTGCCGGTGCTCGGGCTGCGCGCCGCCGCCCCGCTCGCCGCGTACTTCGCCTACTTCGCCGCGAAGGTGCACCCGGACGTCCGGGTCCTCGACGACGGCGGCAGCCTGCTCGCCGACCGGCTGGAGCAGGCGAGCGCGGCCGGGGCCAGCGCGCTGCTGGCCCTGGTGCTGCCCCGCTACCCCCGGGAGACCCTGGACGCGCTCGGCGAGGCCCGCGACCTCGGGCTGACCGTGGTGGCGATCACCGACTCGGCGGTCAGCCCGGCCGCCGAGCACGCCGACGTGGTGCTGCCCGCCGCCGTCGGCACCGACCTGGTCTTCGACCTGCACACCGCCCCGATGGCCCTGGCCATGGTGGTGCTCCAGGCGATCTGCGACGCCACCCCCGCCGAGACCCAGGCCCGGCTCGAGGCGTTCGAGTCGTCCGCCGCCCGTCGCCAGTTGTTCCTCGGCTGA
- a CDS encoding formimidoylglutamate deiminase — MTRWLAEYAWLPERAEPTPDVLIEAEDGRITAVTPLVGAGTPPAGVEVLPDATRLPGLTLPGLANAHSHAFHRALRGRTHGGRGDFWSWRDLMYAVAARLDPDSYLALARAAYAEMALAGITCVGEFHYLHHGPDGRPYDDPNAMSAALVEAAAHAGIRLTLLDACYLTATVDGAPLAGPQRRFGDGDALRWAERVAAFQPENGHTRVGAAIHSVRAVPAEQLATVANLADRAGVPLHLHLSEQPAENDACRAVHGVTPTRLLAEHGVLGRHTTAVHATHPTSADVALLGESGTGVCLCPTTERDLADGIGPARRLAEAGSPLSLGSDSHAVVDLFEEARAVELDERLRTRRRGHFTAAELVTAATVTGHAALGWGDAGRLAVGDRADLVTVRLDSARTAGVPPVGAFFAATAADVTHVVVDGRTLVTDGRHLTVDVPTELRHAIAEVTS, encoded by the coding sequence TTGACCCGTTGGCTCGCCGAGTACGCCTGGCTGCCCGAGCGCGCCGAACCCACCCCCGACGTGCTGATCGAGGCCGAGGACGGCCGGATCACCGCGGTCACCCCGCTGGTCGGCGCGGGCACGCCCCCGGCCGGCGTGGAGGTGCTGCCCGACGCCACCCGGCTGCCCGGGCTGACCCTGCCCGGCCTGGCCAACGCGCACTCGCACGCCTTCCACCGGGCGCTGCGCGGGCGCACCCACGGCGGGCGCGGCGACTTCTGGAGCTGGCGGGACCTGATGTACGCCGTCGCCGCCCGGCTCGACCCCGACTCGTACCTGGCCCTGGCCCGGGCCGCGTACGCCGAGATGGCGCTCGCCGGGATCACCTGCGTGGGCGAGTTCCACTACCTGCACCACGGCCCGGACGGGAGACCGTACGACGACCCGAACGCGATGTCGGCGGCGCTGGTCGAGGCCGCCGCGCACGCCGGGATCCGGCTCACCCTGCTGGACGCCTGCTACCTGACCGCCACGGTCGACGGCGCGCCGCTGGCCGGTCCGCAGCGCCGGTTCGGTGACGGCGACGCGCTGCGCTGGGCGGAGCGGGTCGCCGCGTTCCAGCCGGAGAACGGGCACACCCGCGTCGGCGCGGCGATCCACTCGGTACGCGCGGTGCCGGCGGAGCAGCTCGCCACCGTCGCCAACCTGGCCGACCGGGCCGGCGTGCCGCTGCACCTGCACCTGTCCGAGCAGCCGGCCGAGAACGACGCCTGCCGGGCCGTGCACGGCGTCACCCCGACCCGGCTGCTCGCCGAGCACGGGGTGCTCGGCCGGCACACCACCGCCGTGCACGCCACCCACCCCACGAGCGCGGACGTGGCGCTGCTCGGCGAGAGCGGCACCGGGGTCTGCCTCTGCCCCACCACCGAGCGCGACCTCGCCGACGGGATCGGCCCGGCCCGCCGGCTGGCCGAGGCGGGCAGCCCGCTCAGCCTGGGCAGCGACAGCCACGCCGTGGTCGACCTCTTCGAGGAGGCGCGCGCGGTCGAGCTGGACGAGCGACTGCGCACCCGCCGGCGGGGCCACTTCACCGCCGCCGAGCTGGTCACCGCCGCCACCGTCACCGGGCACGCCGCGCTGGGCTGGGGCGACGCCGGCCGGCTCGCCGTCGGCGACCGGGCCGACCTGGTCACGGTCCGCCTGGACAGCGCCCGTACCGCCGGGGTGCCGCCGGTCGGCGCGTTCTTCGCGGCCACCGCCGCCGACGTCACGCACGTGGTGGTGGACGGGCGGACCCTGGTCACCGACGGCCGGCACCTGACCGTCGACGTACCGACCGAACTGCGGCACGCCATCGCGGAGGTGACCTCATGA
- a CDS encoding allantoate amidohydrolase, producing the protein MTDLAARFRGLWDEIAPVGRDAGSGGYLRYALTGPEHTLRGWFREQADARGMPVHEDGNGNLFAWWGDPAAGDAVLTGSHFDSVPHGGAYDGPLGIVSAFLAVDELRAAGVTPDRPIAVAAFVEEEGGRFGVPCLGSRLLTGEIAVERAAGLRDAAGVSFAEALGAEPAGADPALLGRFAAFVELHVEQGRALVDLDAPVAVAGAIWPHGRWRFDFHGEGNHAGTTRMADRRDPMLTYAFTVLAANKEARLRDAHATVARVAVEPNATNAIPAKVTGWLDARAAEPDTLHGLVEAVRAKATERAKRDGTELTCTQESATPLVAFDGGLADRLATLLAAPVLPTGAGHDAGVLAAHLPTAMLFVRNPTGVSHSPAESATDADCAAGVTALARVLQELACR; encoded by the coding sequence GTGACGGACCTCGCCGCGCGGTTCCGAGGGCTCTGGGACGAGATCGCGCCCGTCGGGCGGGACGCGGGCAGCGGCGGGTACCTGCGGTACGCGCTCACCGGACCCGAGCACACGCTGCGCGGCTGGTTCCGCGAGCAGGCCGACGCGCGCGGCATGCCGGTGCACGAGGACGGCAACGGCAACCTGTTCGCCTGGTGGGGTGACCCGGCGGCCGGGGACGCGGTGCTCACCGGCAGCCACTTCGACTCGGTGCCGCACGGCGGGGCGTACGACGGTCCGCTCGGCATCGTCAGCGCCTTCCTCGCCGTGGACGAGCTGCGGGCCGCCGGGGTCACCCCGGACCGACCGATCGCGGTGGCCGCGTTCGTCGAGGAGGAGGGGGGCCGCTTCGGCGTACCCTGCCTGGGGTCGCGGCTGCTCACCGGGGAGATCGCGGTCGAGCGCGCGGCCGGGCTGCGCGACGCGGCCGGGGTGAGCTTCGCCGAGGCGCTGGGCGCGGAGCCGGCGGGGGCCGACCCGGCGCTGCTCGGCCGGTTCGCGGCCTTCGTCGAGCTGCACGTCGAGCAGGGCCGCGCGCTGGTCGACCTCGACGCGCCGGTCGCGGTGGCCGGCGCGATCTGGCCGCACGGCCGCTGGCGCTTCGACTTCCACGGCGAGGGCAACCACGCGGGTACGACCCGGATGGCCGACCGCCGCGACCCGATGCTCACCTACGCGTTCACCGTGCTCGCGGCGAACAAGGAGGCCCGGCTGCGCGACGCGCACGCCACGGTGGCCCGGGTGGCGGTGGAACCCAACGCCACCAACGCCATCCCGGCGAAGGTCACCGGCTGGCTGGACGCCCGGGCGGCCGAGCCGGACACGCTGCACGGCCTGGTCGAGGCGGTCCGGGCCAAGGCCACCGAGCGGGCGAAGCGCGACGGCACCGAGCTGACCTGCACGCAGGAGTCGGCCACCCCGCTGGTGGCCTTCGACGGCGGGCTCGCCGACCGGCTGGCGACGCTGCTGGCCGCGCCGGTGCTGCCCACCGGGGCGGGACACGACGCCGGTGTGCTCGCCGCGCACCTGCCCACCGCCATGCTGTTCGTGCGCAACCCCACCGGGGTGTCGCACTCCCCCGCCGAGTCCGCCACCGACGCCGACTGCGCGGCCGGGGTGACCGCCCTGGCCCGGGTGCTCCAGGAGCTGGCATGCCGTTGA
- the hutU gene encoding urocanate hydratase, with protein sequence MHQPVRAARGTTRTAQGWPQEAALRMLMNNLDPEVAERPDDLVVYGGTGKAARDWPSYHALVRTLTGLRDDETMLVQSGRPVGVMRTHEWAPRVLLANSNLVGDWATWPEFRRLESLGLTMYGQMTAGSWIYIGTQGILQGTYETFAAVAAKRFGGSLAGTLTLTAGCGGMGGAQPLAVTMNGGACLVVDVDRSRLERRAHDRYLDEIADSLDDAVQRALAAKRDRRALSVGVVGNAATVFPELLRRGVAIDVVTDQTSAHDPLSYLPEGVEPADARDYAAAKPAEFTDRARASMAKHVEAMVGFLDAGAEVFDYGNSIRGEAKLGGYERAFDFPGFVPAYIRPLFCEGKGPFRWAALSGDPKDIAATDKAILDLFPENESLARWIRLAGERVAFQGLPARICWLGYGERDKAGVRFNEMVAEGSLSAPVVIGRDHLDCGSVASPYRETEAMADGSDAIADWPLLNALVNTASGASWVSIHHGGGVGIGRSIHAGQVCVADGTPLAGQKIERVLTNDPAMGVIRHVDAGYDDAREVAARTGVRVPMTEGPATDGGTA encoded by the coding sequence ATGCACCAGCCCGTCCGCGCCGCCCGCGGCACCACCCGCACCGCCCAGGGGTGGCCGCAGGAGGCCGCCCTGCGGATGCTGATGAACAACCTCGACCCGGAGGTGGCCGAGCGCCCCGACGACCTGGTCGTCTACGGCGGCACCGGGAAGGCCGCCCGGGACTGGCCGTCGTACCACGCGCTGGTGCGGACGCTGACCGGGCTGCGCGACGACGAGACCATGCTGGTGCAGTCCGGCCGCCCGGTCGGGGTCATGCGCACCCACGAGTGGGCGCCCCGGGTGCTGCTGGCCAACTCCAACCTGGTCGGCGACTGGGCGACCTGGCCGGAGTTCCGCCGCCTGGAGTCGCTCGGCCTGACCATGTACGGGCAGATGACCGCCGGTTCGTGGATCTACATCGGCACCCAGGGCATCCTCCAGGGCACCTACGAGACGTTCGCCGCCGTCGCCGCGAAGCGGTTCGGCGGCTCGCTGGCCGGCACCCTGACGCTCACCGCCGGCTGCGGCGGGATGGGCGGCGCGCAGCCGCTCGCGGTCACCATGAACGGCGGCGCCTGCCTGGTCGTCGACGTCGACCGCAGCCGGCTGGAGCGCCGGGCGCACGACCGCTACCTGGACGAGATCGCCGACTCGCTGGACGACGCGGTGCAGCGCGCGCTGGCCGCGAAGCGGGACCGGCGGGCGCTCAGCGTCGGCGTGGTCGGCAACGCCGCCACCGTCTTCCCCGAGCTGCTGCGCCGGGGCGTGGCGATCGACGTGGTCACCGACCAGACCAGCGCGCACGACCCGCTGTCGTACCTGCCGGAGGGGGTGGAGCCGGCCGACGCGCGGGACTACGCGGCGGCCAAGCCGGCCGAGTTCACCGACCGGGCCCGGGCGTCGATGGCGAAGCACGTCGAGGCGATGGTCGGCTTCCTCGACGCCGGCGCCGAGGTCTTCGACTACGGCAACTCGATCCGGGGCGAGGCGAAGCTCGGCGGGTACGAGCGGGCCTTCGACTTCCCCGGCTTCGTGCCGGCGTACATCCGGCCGTTGTTCTGCGAGGGCAAGGGCCCGTTCCGGTGGGCGGCGCTCTCCGGCGACCCGAAGGACATCGCGGCCACCGACAAGGCGATCCTCGACCTGTTCCCGGAGAACGAGTCCCTCGCGCGGTGGATCCGGCTGGCCGGCGAGCGGGTCGCCTTCCAGGGCCTGCCGGCGCGGATCTGCTGGCTCGGCTACGGCGAGCGCGACAAGGCCGGGGTCCGGTTCAACGAGATGGTCGCCGAAGGCTCGCTGAGCGCGCCCGTGGTGATCGGCCGGGACCACCTGGACTGCGGCAGCGTGGCCAGCCCGTACCGGGAGACCGAGGCGATGGCCGACGGCTCCGACGCGATCGCCGACTGGCCGCTGCTCAACGCCCTGGTCAACACGGCCAGCGGGGCGAGCTGGGTGTCCATCCACCACGGCGGTGGGGTGGGCATCGGCCGGTCCATCCACGCCGGGCAGGTCTGCGTCGCCGACGGCACCCCGCTGGCCGGGCAGAAGATCGAGCGGGTGCTCACCAACGACCCGGCGATGGGCGTGATCCGGCACGTCGACGCCGGCTACGACGACGCCCGCGAGGTCGCGGCGCGCACCGGCGTCCGCGTCCCGATGACCGAGGGCCCGGCGACCGACGGGGGCACCGCGTGA
- the rdgB gene encoding RdgB/HAM1 family non-canonical purine NTP pyrophosphatase — protein MNKVLLATRNRKKLVELQRILDGALGAHRIALVGLDDVEEYPELPETGLTFGENALIKAREGCRRTGLPTIADDSGLAVDALNGMPGVFSARWSGRHGDDRANLQLVLDQVGDVPDEHRGAAFVCTVALVLPGGKEHLVDGRQSGRLLRAPRGDGGFGYDPIFLGDGQERTNAELTPEEKDAISHRGKALRELAKLVAKVLPPTP, from the coding sequence ATGAACAAGGTCCTGCTCGCCACCCGGAACCGCAAGAAGCTCGTCGAGCTGCAGCGGATCCTCGACGGCGCGCTCGGCGCGCACCGGATCGCCCTGGTCGGCCTCGACGACGTCGAGGAGTACCCGGAGCTGCCGGAGACCGGCCTGACCTTCGGCGAGAACGCGCTGATCAAGGCGCGGGAGGGCTGCCGGCGCACCGGCCTGCCGACCATCGCCGACGACTCCGGGCTGGCCGTGGACGCGCTGAACGGCATGCCGGGCGTGTTCAGCGCCCGCTGGTCCGGCCGGCACGGCGACGACCGGGCCAACCTCCAACTGGTGCTGGACCAGGTCGGCGACGTGCCGGACGAGCACCGGGGCGCCGCCTTCGTCTGCACGGTGGCGCTGGTGCTGCCCGGCGGCAAGGAGCACCTGGTCGACGGCCGCCAGTCCGGCCGGCTGCTGCGCGCGCCGCGCGGTGACGGCGGCTTCGGCTACGACCCGATCTTCCTCGGCGACGGCCAGGAGCGGACCAACGCGGAGCTGACCCCCGAGGAGAAGGACGCGATCAGCCACCGTGGCAAGGCCCTGCGCGAGCTGGCCAAGCTGGTCGCCAAGGTCCTCCCCCCGACCCCCTGA